The following coding sequences are from one Humulus lupulus chromosome X, drHumLupu1.1, whole genome shotgun sequence window:
- the LOC133805806 gene encoding cystathionine beta-lyase, chloroplastic-like, protein MASFSLRPFPASLASDFTDVGLTTGRFSTNFGHSGFRKSASLKRNQVLRWENFELNCSIDREMDLSTSALIDGVSDSLNADIELKEPSISTLLMNFGDMLDPYEAISTPLYQTATFKQPSATENGPYDYTRSGNPTRDVLESLLAKLDKADRAFCFTSGMAALSAVAHLVGTSEEIVAGDDIYGGSDRLLSKVIPKTGVVVKRVDTTSLDEIAYAIGPWTKLVWLESPTNPRQMVSNIREIVKMAHPHDALVLVDNSIMSPVVSQPLELGADIVMHSATKFITGHSDVMAGVLAVRSERLAKELYFLQNVEGSGLAPFDCWLCLRGIKTMALRIEKQQCGCWKTNFGNRFLVYGGAGNEYRTVDIEGFVDSYFAGCLEIRKSLTGYVFAIFGTSVSWKASLQKMVALSTTEAEHIALTEVVKEAIWLEGLARELKIQDKVITVHYDKQSAIHLSKNQVYYERTKHVDIKLHFVR, encoded by the exons ATGGCTTCCTTCTCTCTCAGGCCTTTTCCTGCCTCTCTCGCCTCTGATTTTACCGACGTT GGTTTAACTACCGGGAGATTTTCAACCAATTTTGGGCATTCGGGGTTTCGcaaatcagcatcactaaagagAAATCAGGTGTTGCGTTGGGAAAATTTCGAATTGAATTGTTCGATTGATAGAGAGATGGATTTGAGCACTTCAGCTTTGATCGATGGTGTTTCAGACTCTTTAAATG CAGATATTGAGCTGAAAGAGCCGAGCATATCAACTTTGCTGATGAATTTTGGGGACATGCTTGATCCTTATGAAGCAATCAGTACTCCACTGTACCAAACAGCTACTTTCAAGCAG CCTTCAGCAACAGAAAATGGTCCTTATGATTATACTCGAAGTGGAAATCCTACACGAGATGTTCTTGAAAG CCTTTTGGCCAAGCTGGATAAAGCAGATCGTGCTTTTTGCTTCACTAGTGGAATGGCTGCTCTGTCTGCTGTAGCCCATCTTGTTGGGACTA GTGAAGAGATTGTTGCTGGAGATGACATTTATGGTGGTTCTGATAGGTTGCTGTCAAAAGTAATTCCAAAGACAGGGGTCGTGGTGAA ACGAGTTGATACAACTAGTTTAGATGAAATAGCATATGCAATTGGTCCCTGGACAAAGCTTGTCTGGTTGGAGAGTCCCACAAATCCTCGACAAATGGTTTCTAATATTCGT GAAATAGTTAAAATGGCTCATCCTCATGATGCTCTTGTCTTGGTGGATAACAGTATAATGTCTCCTGTAGTGTCACAACCTCTAGAACTAGGAGCTG ACATTGTTATGCACTCAGCTACCAAGTTCATTACTGGGCACAGTGATGTGATGGCAGGTGTACTGGCTGTAAGAAGTGAAAG ATTAGCAAAAGAGCTGTACTTTCTACAAAATGTAGAAGGGTCTGGGTTGGCTCCATTTGATTGTTGGCTCTGCTTACGAGGAATTAAGACAATGGCTTTACGAATTGAGAAGCAGCAG tgtgggtGCTGGAAAACGAATTTTGGGAATAGATTTCTGGTTTATGGTGGAGCTGGAAATGAATATAGGACAGTTGATATAGAAGGTTTTGTTGACTCATATTTTGCAGGCTGTCTAGAAATTAGAAAATCACTTACAGGTTATGTTTTTGCAATTTTCGGTACATCTGTTAGCTGGAAAGCCAGTTTACAAAAGATGGTTGCTTTATCTACTACAGAAGCTGAACATATAGCTTTAACAGAAGTTGTCAAGGAAGCTATATGGCTGGAAGGCCTTGCTCGAGAATTGAAGATACAAGACAAAGTTATCACCGTTCACTATGATAAACAAAGTGCCATTCACTTGTCAAAAAATCAAGTGTATTATGAAAGGACAAAGCATGTGGACATCAAACTGCATTTTGTTAGATAA